In the genome of Desulfuromonas sp. DDH964, one region contains:
- a CDS encoding ferritin family protein, whose amino-acid sequence MWRKEGVLPETELKAALREAIQTEKDAMDYYRYAAEQMHNEKARLTFKVLAGEEREHARTFYQAYAWPDLEPFETIIEAPPNTASSWWQALQQAILGGFDERLALALAIEQERALEDRLRAMAERVGNPQVQAVYLANANMTHHHLEVIREDYATLREIYH is encoded by the coding sequence ATGTGGCGCAAGGAAGGGGTTCTCCCCGAAACGGAACTGAAGGCAGCATTGCGCGAGGCGATCCAGACCGAAAAGGACGCCATGGATTACTATCGCTACGCCGCCGAGCAGATGCACAACGAGAAGGCCCGCCTGACCTTCAAGGTCCTGGCGGGGGAGGAGAGGGAGCATGCCCGGACTTTTTATCAGGCCTATGCCTGGCCCGACCTGGAGCCTTTTGAGACCATCATCGAGGCCCCGCCGAACACCGCTTCCTCCTGGTGGCAGGCCCTGCAGCAGGCGATCCTCGGCGGTTTTGACGAACGGCTGGCCCTCGCCCTGGCGATTGAGCAGGAACGGGCCCTGGAGGACCGTTTGCGGGCCATGGCGGAACGGGTCGGCAATCCGCAGGTGCAGGCGGTCTATCTGGCCAACGCCAACATGACCCACCATCACCTCGAGGTGATTCGGGAGGACTACGCCACCCTGCGGGAAATTTACCACTGA
- a CDS encoding sensor histidine kinase: MRRLGRLINPLFAFIAIQLIWLVLLILWIVWFVESHQKIRDLAAKYSPELLQGGIDWFILVEGIALLAAILAGVYVIFLFWRRQASLYRAQRHFIAQVTHELKSPLASLQLHLETIRRRQPPPQKLQTFVDTMLGDTARLGTLIDNLLSANRLEQRDLRLDLRPVDLSKFIGNYLRPHKYALPRAGTMELDIEPDLKANIEPESLETVLRNLLENALLYSSGPPQLNVALYRDKQWAHLEFRDAGKGFDRRHLKKAFQMFYRIRASNESIRGSGLGLFIVRTVVRLHRGKVWIESAGPGTGATVHIRLPLFTGKIPQEETA, encoded by the coding sequence ATGCGACGCCTCGGACGCCTGATCAATCCGCTTTTTGCCTTTATTGCCATCCAGCTGATCTGGCTGGTGCTGCTGATTCTCTGGATCGTCTGGTTCGTCGAGAGCCACCAGAAGATCCGCGACCTCGCCGCCAAGTACAGCCCCGAGCTGCTGCAGGGCGGCATCGACTGGTTCATCCTCGTCGAGGGGATCGCGCTGCTGGCGGCAATCCTCGCCGGTGTCTACGTCATCTTCCTCTTCTGGCGACGCCAGGCCTCCCTCTACCGCGCCCAACGCCACTTCATCGCCCAGGTCACCCACGAGCTCAAGTCCCCCCTCGCCTCGCTGCAACTGCACCTCGAAACGATCCGCCGCCGCCAGCCGCCGCCACAGAAGCTGCAGACCTTCGTCGACACCATGCTCGGCGATACCGCCCGGCTCGGTACCCTGATCGACAACCTCCTCTCCGCCAATCGCCTGGAGCAGCGCGACCTGCGCCTCGACCTGCGGCCAGTCGATCTGTCGAAATTCATCGGCAACTACCTGCGCCCCCACAAATACGCGCTCCCCCGAGCCGGCACCATGGAGCTCGACATCGAGCCGGACCTCAAGGCAAATATCGAACCCGAGAGCCTCGAAACAGTGCTGCGCAACCTGCTGGAGAATGCCCTCCTCTATTCCTCCGGGCCACCGCAACTGAACGTCGCCCTCTACCGCGACAAGCAGTGGGCGCACCTCGAATTCAGGGACGCCGGCAAGGGCTTTGACCGGCGTCACCTGAAAAAGGCATTCCAAATGTTCTACCGGATCCGCGCCAGCAACGAATCGATCCGCGGCTCCGGGCTCGGTCTTTTCATCGTCCGCACCGTGGTCCGCCTCCACCGCGGCAAGGTCTGGATCGAAAGCGCCGGCCCCGGCACCGGGGCGACAGTTCATATCCGCCTCCCCCTCTTCACCGGGAAGATCCCGCAGGAGGAGACCGCATGA
- a CDS encoding response regulator transcription factor: MKKPSVLLVEDEPSIARGLIFNLEEEGFKVVHVTTGEAAIESLVREDFALVVLDLMLPGIDGIQVCRRLRRIDPRLPVLMLTARSEEKDRITGLAAGADDYLTKPFSLDEFLLRVKGMLRRSAWYHQASQATHYTFGGNQIDLEEGRALTASGELGLTDLEVRMLRLFFRREGEILSRAELLEGVWGIAPDTETRTLDNFIVRLRRYFEADPGTPRHFITVRGRGYRFIRNPDTAGDR; this comes from the coding sequence ATGAAGAAACCGAGCGTGCTGCTGGTTGAGGACGAACCGAGTATCGCCCGGGGGCTGATCTTCAACCTCGAAGAGGAAGGCTTCAAGGTGGTGCATGTCACCACCGGCGAGGCGGCGATCGAGAGCCTGGTGCGGGAGGATTTTGCCCTGGTGGTCCTCGACCTGATGCTCCCCGGGATCGACGGCATTCAGGTCTGTCGGCGCCTGCGCCGCATTGACCCGCGCCTGCCGGTGCTGATGCTGACCGCCCGCAGCGAGGAGAAGGACCGTATCACCGGCCTGGCGGCCGGGGCCGACGACTACCTGACCAAGCCCTTTTCCCTCGACGAGTTCCTGCTCCGGGTCAAGGGGATGCTGCGCCGCTCCGCCTGGTATCACCAGGCGAGCCAGGCCACCCACTATACCTTTGGCGGCAACCAGATCGATCTTGAAGAGGGGAGGGCGCTGACCGCCAGCGGCGAGCTGGGGCTGACCGACCTCGAGGTGCGGATGCTGCGCCTCTTCTTTCGCCGCGAGGGGGAAATCCTCTCCCGGGCCGAGCTCCTCGAAGGGGTCTGGGGGATCGCCCCCGACACCGAGACCCGCACCCTCGACAACTTCATCGTCCGCCTGCGCCGCTACTTCGAAGCCGATCCCGGCACCCCCCGCCACTTCATCACCGTGCGCGGCCGCGGCTACCGCTTCATCCGCAATCCCGACACCGCTGGCGACCGCTAA
- a CDS encoding NAD(P)H-dependent flavin oxidoreductase produces the protein MIKSLTIGKYTSRFPLIQGGMGVRVSAGNLAGHVARCGGIGLVATAGIGLNSAHYDGSNFFTADPAALRDEIAKAYQIAPDGIVGTNCMVAVTNYEAMVRASCEGGAKLIVSGAGLPLNLPEITADFPEVALVPIVSSVKAAELIARKWAKFNRLPDAVVVEDPDTAGGHLGEKLEKIGSGEYDQYATVRGVKAYFREAWNVEVPVIAAGGIWDRADLLHALAEGADGVQMASRFVCTEECDASDAFKQMYLDCRAEDIGLVMSPAGLPGRAIVANVDAIRQRDLDFDLVCPSGCLRKCTYKAGQERFCIVHALDRAQRGDVETGLVFCGTNAWKADRITTVQAIFDELFDLADGVLEEQAVNG, from the coding sequence ATGATCAAGTCCCTCACCATCGGCAAATACACTTCCCGCTTCCCGCTGATCCAGGGTGGCATGGGCGTGCGCGTCTCCGCCGGCAACCTCGCCGGACATGTCGCCCGCTGCGGCGGCATCGGCCTGGTGGCGACCGCCGGCATCGGCCTCAACAGTGCCCATTACGATGGCAGCAATTTTTTCACCGCGGACCCGGCAGCACTCAGGGATGAGATCGCCAAGGCCTACCAGATTGCCCCGGACGGTATTGTCGGCACCAATTGCATGGTCGCCGTCACCAATTATGAGGCGATGGTGCGTGCTTCCTGTGAAGGGGGCGCCAAGCTGATCGTCTCCGGCGCCGGTCTCCCCCTCAACCTCCCCGAAATTACCGCCGACTTTCCCGAAGTCGCCCTGGTGCCGATTGTCTCTTCGGTCAAGGCGGCCGAACTGATCGCCCGCAAATGGGCCAAGTTCAACCGTCTCCCCGACGCCGTCGTGGTCGAGGACCCGGATACCGCGGGGGGGCATCTCGGCGAAAAGCTGGAGAAAATCGGCAGCGGCGAGTACGACCAGTACGCGACGGTACGTGGCGTCAAGGCCTACTTTCGCGAGGCCTGGAACGTCGAGGTCCCGGTGATCGCCGCCGGCGGTATCTGGGATCGCGCCGACCTGCTCCATGCCCTGGCAGAGGGGGCGGACGGGGTACAGATGGCAAGCCGCTTTGTCTGCACCGAGGAGTGTGATGCTTCCGATGCCTTCAAACAGATGTATCTCGATTGCCGGGCCGAGGATATCGGCCTGGTGATGAGCCCGGCGGGGCTGCCTGGCCGCGCCATCGTTGCCAATGTCGATGCGATCCGCCAGCGTGATCTTGACTTCGACCTGGTCTGCCCCAGCGGCTGCCTGCGCAAATGTACTTACAAGGCCGGGCAGGAGCGGTTCTGCATCGTCCACGCCCTCGACCGGGCGCAGCGCGGCGATGTCGAAACCGGCCTGGTCTTCTGCGGCACCAATGCCTGGAAGGCTGATCGCATTACCACCGTGCAGGCGATTTTTGACGAACTCTTCGATCTCGCCGATGGCGTTTTGGAAGAGCAGGCGGTGAACGGCTGA
- the rsgA gene encoding ribosome small subunit-dependent GTPase A, with product MELEQLGWDQTFAADLARLADPLLVPARVARASRDFYTLLGHCGEIDARLPGKLRREPPVVGDWVACTLPAPGQSGVIRALLPRRSCFARVAAGRRQSRGGAELQVLAANIDTALIITGLDGDFNLRRLERYLTLAWESGARPAIVLNKADLCAIPESFRDQVAAIAGEVPVHLLSAATGSGLAALDPYLAPGKTVALLGSSGVGKSTLLNRLAGHALQPTGAISASDGKGRHTTTHRELFLLPGGGLLIDNPGMRELQLFGEETVLADTFEEIHSLAAGCRFADCRHQQEPGCAVLAAAAAGELAPQRLASFQRQQQELEYLNRRATSSAEAVQRQKWRAIHKEVRRFQKRRDD from the coding sequence ATGGAACTCGAACAACTCGGTTGGGACCAGACTTTTGCCGCTGACCTGGCACGCCTCGCGGACCCCCTGCTCGTTCCCGCACGGGTCGCCCGTGCCAGCCGCGATTTCTACACCCTGCTCGGCCATTGCGGTGAGATCGACGCCCGGCTCCCCGGCAAGCTGCGGCGCGAACCACCGGTGGTCGGCGACTGGGTCGCCTGCACGCTGCCGGCCCCCGGACAGTCGGGAGTCATCCGCGCCCTGCTGCCGCGGCGCAGCTGCTTCGCCCGGGTCGCCGCCGGCCGCCGCCAGAGTCGCGGGGGGGCCGAGTTGCAGGTTCTCGCCGCCAACATCGATACGGCATTGATCATCACCGGCCTCGACGGGGACTTCAACCTGCGCCGCCTCGAACGTTACCTGACCCTGGCCTGGGAGAGCGGCGCCAGGCCGGCCATCGTCCTTAACAAGGCCGACCTCTGCGCCATTCCGGAATCGTTCCGCGACCAGGTCGCTGCCATCGCCGGCGAGGTGCCGGTCCACCTGCTGAGCGCCGCCACCGGCAGCGGCCTCGCGGCCCTCGACCCCTACCTCGCGCCTGGCAAGACGGTCGCCCTGCTCGGCTCATCCGGGGTCGGCAAGTCGACCCTGCTCAATCGCCTCGCCGGTCATGCGTTGCAGCCGACCGGCGCCATCAGCGCCAGTGACGGCAAGGGGCGGCATACCACCACCCACCGGGAACTCTTCCTGCTCCCCGGCGGCGGGCTGCTGATCGACAACCCGGGGATGCGCGAACTCCAGCTGTTTGGCGAGGAGACGGTTCTCGCCGATACCTTCGAGGAGATCCACAGCCTGGCGGCCGGCTGTCGCTTCGCCGACTGCCGGCACCAGCAGGAACCGGGGTGCGCGGTCCTGGCGGCGGCTGCCGCCGGCGAACTGGCCCCGCAGCGCCTGGCCAGCTTTCAGCGCCAACAGCAGGAGCTGGAATATCTCAACCGGCGTGCCACCTCCTCGGCGGAGGCGGTGCAGCGGCAGAAATGGCGGGCGATTCACAAGGAGGTCCGCCGTTTTCAGAAACGCCGCGACGACTGA